The Brassica napus cultivar Da-Ae chromosome C1, Da-Ae, whole genome shotgun sequence DNA segment AAGGACTAGGCTGTATAGTTAACGCCATACCAAAACATATTCTTGGAGAAAagtaaaacaaactacaaaCCAAAAATGGCTTTGCATAAGTTTCCTCTCATGGGGCTGCTTTTGCTCCTAACCATCGTCGTCTCTCCGGCAACAGCCGATGGACCTGTTTGCCCACCGACGACAAAACTAAGCCGGGCAAGTTTCCCTGAAGGTTTCCTATTTGGCACGGCTACTGCAGCATATCAGGTACATCTAGTAACAATTTAGTATGTTATATCTAGAGAATTCACATAGGCTTTGTATATCATTTCTAAACACAAACTATTTTCGTTATATCATTAGGTTGAAGGCGCAGTGAATGAAACCTGTCGTGGACCGTCCTTATGGGATATCTACTGCAAGAGATTTCCATGTTAGTGCCTACTTATTTTTTAACTACTGCATGTGCCTAGACTTTTTTCGCTAACTACTATCAAAAACCATTTTTAATTACAGCCAGATGCAACTACGATAACGGCGATGTGGCCGTTGATTTCTTCCATCGTTATAAGGTATAGAAATAGTACTATGGAttgaataaattaattatacgTATATCTAGTAAATATTTCATACTGACCCTATTACGTGCTGATAATTGTCTCGtcttaaataatgttttataggAAGATATCCAACTAATGAAGAATCTAAACACAGATGCCTTCAGAATGTCTATCGCATGGCCCAGAATATTTCCTCGTGAGTATATGTACTAATTTAATCTTGTGTTAACAATATTTGGTgtgcatataatatatagtatatatgatTGTTAGAAACgtattaagaaacaaaaaaaaatgttttatcagATGGGAGAAAGGAGAAAGGAGTGAGTCAAGCTGGTGTGCAATTTTACCACGACCTCATCGACGAGCTCAAAAGAAATGGTATAATGGatacatataaacatataaattaagtAACAAAACTACGTACATATCACGGTTGCTACTCGTAATTGTATTCTCTAATAAAGAAAACATTATTATTGTGATTAGGTATTACTCCGTTCGTGACAGTCTTTCACTGGGACACTCCACAAGATCTAGAGGACGAATATGGCGGCTTTTTAAGTGAAAGGAttgtgtaagtttttttataaaacgaatGCTAATTTATATTAGCAACTAATAACGtgacaaattaattaaattgcAGGAAAGATTTCCGGGAGTATGCAGATTTTGTTTTCCAAGAATATGGTGGAAAAGTGAAACATTGGATCACTTTCAACGAGCCATGGGTTTTCTCCCACGCCGGTTATGATGTAGGCAAGAAAGCACCAGGACGTTGCTCAAAGTATGTCAAGGAAGAATGTCATGAAGGACGATCAGGATTCGAGGCTTACCTTGTCACTCACAATCTCCTTAACTCTCACGCAGAAGCCGTTGAAGCTTTCCGACAATGCGAAAAGGTAGCTAGCTAGATCATAAACTAAATCATTGTTAGTTATTTtctttcagatctgaaaatagTTTGTTTTGTGCTATTTTTTATATGACCACAGTGTAAAGGTGGTAAGATCGGTATCGCACATAGTCCGGCTTGGTTTGAACCACATGACCTTGCTGATTCACAGGACGGTGCATCCATAGACCGTGCACTTGACTTTATTTTGGGATGGTAAGTAGTTAAAATCGGTTGTcgtattaaatatttaattatactgttattttgtttatgatatatatttgacTAATTTCATAGGCATTTGGACACAACCATGTATGGAGATTATCCACAGATCATGAAAGATATTGTTGGACATAGATTGCCTAAATTTACCGATGCACAGAAAGCAAAACTGAAAAACTCAGCCGATTTCGTTGGGCTCAACTATTATACTTCAGTGTTTTCAAACCATCTGGAGAAGCCAGATCCTTCTAAACCAAGATGGATGCAAGATTCTCTTATTAACTGGGAAagtaagctttttttttattgccCTTACTTGAACCGATGCCAGCAAATCAAACGCAAAATCTTAATTTGTATTTGGTGctaattaaaatgtattttaattattttcagctAAGAACGCGTACAATTACAGCATTGGTAGCAAGGTACACATTTGAATTTGAAATTAGCAATCTGAGACATTAATTTGTTATTAGCAAATTGATAACAAATTCACCTATGTCGCGTTTCAGCCTATCACCGGTGCACTTC contains these protein-coding regions:
- the LOC125580401 gene encoding beta-glucosidase 23-like, whose translation is MALHKFPLMGLLLLLTIVVSPATADGPVCPPTTKLSRASFPEGFLFGTATAAYQVEGAVNETCRGPSLWDIYCKRFPSRCNYDNGDVAVDFFHRYKEDIQLMKNLNTDAFRMSIAWPRIFPHGRKEKGVSQAGVQFYHDLIDELKRNGITPFVTVFHWDTPQDLEDEYGGFLSERIVKDFREYADFVFQEYGGKVKHWITFNEPWVFSHAGYDVGKKAPGRCSKYVKEECHEGRSGFEAYLVTHNLLNSHAEAVEAFRQCEKCKGGKIGIAHSPAWFEPHDLADSQDGASIDRALDFILGWHLDTTMYGDYPQIMKDIVGHRLPKFTDAQKAKLKNSADFVGLNYYTSVFSNHLEKPDPSKPRWMQDSLINWETKNAYNYSIGSKPITGALPVFARGFRSLLKYIKDKYGNPEIMIMENGYGEELGATDSVAVGTADHNRKYYLQRHLLSMNEAICIDKVNVTGYFVWSLLDNFEWQDGYKNRFGLYYIDFKNNLTRYEKESGKYYKEFLSQGVRPSMINRDEL